A region from the Helcococcus ovis genome encodes:
- a CDS encoding rhodanese-like domain-containing protein: protein MGLFDFLKVPDINNGVKEFRETEGAYLLDVRTKTEYKEGFIRGSVNIPLDEILKVEGKIKDKDAPIFIYCRSGNRAGTAVKLMKQMGYSNVKNIGGIISYRGN, encoded by the coding sequence ATGGGGTTATTTGATTTTTTGAAGGTGCCTGATATTAATAATGGAGTAAAGGAATTTAGAGAAACTGAGGGAGCTTATCTTTTAGATGTTAGGACTAAAACAGAATACAAGGAGGGATTTATTAGAGGTAGTGTTAATATTCCTTTAGATGAAATCTTAAAAGTTGAAGGCAAAATTAAAGATAAGGATGCACCAATATTTATATATTGCAGGAGTGGTAATAGAGCTGGTACAGCTGTGAAATTAATGAAACAAATGGGATATAGTAATGTTAAAAATATTGGTGGAATAATTAGTTATAGAGGTAACTAG
- the istB gene encoding IS21-like element helper ATPase IstB codes for MENSINYERLVSNLEYLNLKQMLIYLENELNQPNISLIDGLLKLTDYEVENKKYVAANQMIKVASFPHIKTINDFDFSFNQEINENQIKMLCSLKFLEKNENIIFLGNSGVGKTHLATSIGIESAKKRISTYFIKCHDLIENLKRAKLENKLEQRIKHYTGYRLLIIDEMGYLPLNDGDERLLFQLIDKRYEKKSTIITTNLNFNEWSKLFYDEKIASAIIDRLLHHATVVSITGNSYRLKEYMKEE; via the coding sequence ATGGAAAATAGTATCAATTATGAAAGATTAGTTTCAAATTTAGAATATTTGAATTTAAAACAAATGTTAATTTATTTAGAAAATGAATTAAATCAACCAAATATATCATTAATTGATGGATTGTTAAAGTTAACTGATTATGAAGTTGAAAATAAAAAATATGTTGCAGCAAATCAAATGATAAAAGTGGCTAGTTTTCCACATATAAAAACAATAAATGACTTTGATTTTAGTTTTAATCAAGAAATAAATGAAAATCAAATAAAAATGCTTTGTTCATTAAAATTTTTAGAAAAGAATGAAAATATAATATTTCTTGGAAATAGTGGAGTTGGAAAAACTCATTTAGCAACATCGATAGGAATAGAAAGTGCTAAAAAACGAATAAGCACATATTTCATTAAATGTCATGATTTAATAGAAAACTTAAAACGAGCAAAGTTAGAAAATAAGCTAGAACAACGAATAAAACATTACACAGGATATAGATTATTAATAATTGACGAAATGGGCTATTTACCGCTAAATGATGGCGATGAAAGATTGTTATTTCAACTTATTGATAAAAGATATGAAAAGAAAAGTACGATAATAACTACAAATTTAAACTTTAATGAATGGTCAAAGCTATTTTATGATGAGAAAATAGCTTCAGCAATTATAGATAGACTGTTACACCACGCAACAGTCGTATCTATAACTGGAAATTCATACAGACTTAAAGAATATATGAAGGAGGAATAA
- the istA gene encoding IS21 family transposase, with translation MKYSLILNNINFEIKNLEDLSTLKTIMDANNLKVNYSQLANELNVDRRTIKKYYEGYEKKKTRNKSSKIDNFKNIIEELLDENSIQRFYSKSILYRYLKENHNLNVSESSFRRYILNNDKFQKYFSKKKYKDGAKIRFETSPGEQAQIDWKEDMTFITSDCEIIKLNIFVFQLSYSRYRIFHVSLDKKQDVVLDFLTRSFELIQGVPKTILSDNMKTIMDEPRTKDSDGKINNKFNQFLNDFNISLKPCMARRPQTKGKVESSMKILEEIYAYQTKINYEQLLKLVEKINNRVNLNIHQGTNNIPLSLLEIEKDSLMPLPNESLRNLYKISSTILKVNSSCMISYKSNQYSLPPEYKNKRVNLIVKDNKLHIYDNTKVITVHNISKNKLNYHKSHYLEIFKNNLPSYDEKKVQILVNENLSKIGGNYGK, from the coding sequence ATGAAATATTCATTAATTCTAAATAATATAAATTTTGAAATTAAAAATTTAGAAGACTTATCAACATTAAAAACAATTATGGATGCAAACAACTTAAAAGTTAATTACTCACAATTAGCTAATGAACTAAATGTGGATAGAAGAACAATAAAAAAATATTACGAAGGATATGAAAAGAAAAAAACTAGAAATAAATCTTCAAAAATAGACAATTTTAAGAATATAATCGAAGAACTTTTAGATGAAAATTCAATTCAAAGATTTTACTCTAAATCAATACTTTACAGATATTTGAAAGAAAATCATAACTTAAATGTAAGCGAATCAAGTTTTAGAAGATATATATTAAACAATGATAAATTCCAAAAATATTTTTCTAAGAAAAAATATAAAGATGGTGCAAAAATTAGATTTGAAACTTCTCCAGGTGAACAAGCTCAAATTGATTGGAAAGAAGATATGACCTTTATCACTAGTGATTGTGAAATAATTAAATTAAATATTTTTGTATTTCAACTTTCATACTCTAGATATAGAATTTTTCATGTATCTTTAGATAAAAAGCAAGATGTGGTTTTAGACTTTTTAACAAGATCTTTTGAATTAATACAAGGGGTTCCAAAAACAATTTTATCAGATAATATGAAAACAATTATGGATGAACCAAGAACTAAGGATTCTGATGGAAAAATTAATAATAAATTTAATCAATTCTTAAATGATTTTAATATAAGCTTAAAACCATGTATGGCTAGAAGACCTCAAACTAAAGGCAAAGTTGAATCAAGTATGAAAATACTTGAAGAAATTTATGCTTATCAAACAAAAATTAATTATGAACAATTATTAAAATTAGTAGAAAAAATTAATAATAGAGTAAACTTAAATATTCATCAAGGCACAAATAATATACCATTAAGTTTGTTAGAAATTGAAAAAGATTCCTTAATGCCATTACCAAATGAATCACTAAGAAATCTTTACAAAATATCTTCAACAATTCTTAAAGTTAACTCTAGTTGTATGATTTCATACAAAAGTAATCAATATTCTCTACCACCAGAATATAAAAATAAAAGAGTTAATTTAATAGTTAAAGATAATAAACTACACATATATGATAACACAAAAGTAATAACAGTTCACAATATTTCTAAAAATAAATTAAACTATCATAAAAGCCATTATCTAGAAATTTTCAAGAATAATTTACCTAGTTATGATGAGAAAAAAGTTCAAATTTTAGTAAATGAAAATTTAAGTAAAATTGGAGGAAATTATGGAAAATAG
- the dnaJ gene encoding molecular chaperone DnaJ, with product MNNPYEVLGVSQSASAQEIKKAYRKLAKKYHPDLNGGSEEAQEKLKEINEAYSILGDEENRAKYDRYGDAAFDPNSGFGGFSGGMGDIFSDLFSDFFGGSSRTRQRDPNAPKRGQDIQIHVNISFRESVTGVEKEVSYRKYQKCNTCEGSGAKPGTSKKTCTRCHGTGQVRSTQSTPFGQFSTVNTCPTCNGAGTVIEEKCETCHGEGRVLKTSKIKIKIPSGIADGNMIPVRGEGHDGENGGPSGDLYIAVSVEEHEIFKRYGNDIFYELPISFVTAALGNEIDIPTLDGTTKFEIPAGTQNDTRFKLDKEGMVDVRTGYKGDLYFDVKVIVPKKLNEKQKELLQEFAEVTGEDVKPEKGFFEKIKEWFD from the coding sequence ATGAATAATCCGTATGAAGTGCTGGGAGTTTCGCAAAGTGCGAGTGCTCAAGAAATAAAAAAAGCGTATAGAAAATTAGCTAAAAAATATCATCCAGATTTAAATGGTGGTAGTGAAGAAGCTCAAGAAAAATTAAAAGAAATTAATGAAGCCTATTCTATACTTGGAGATGAAGAAAACAGAGCTAAGTATGATAGATATGGAGATGCTGCATTTGATCCGAATTCTGGATTTGGTGGTTTTTCAGGAGGAATGGGAGATATATTCTCAGATTTATTTTCTGACTTTTTTGGAGGATCTTCCAGAACAAGACAAAGGGATCCGAATGCTCCTAAAAGAGGCCAAGATATTCAAATTCATGTAAACATATCATTTAGAGAATCTGTCACCGGTGTTGAAAAGGAAGTTTCCTATAGAAAATATCAAAAATGTAATACATGTGAAGGTTCTGGGGCAAAACCCGGTACGTCAAAGAAAACTTGTACTCGTTGTCATGGAACAGGTCAAGTTAGAAGTACTCAATCGACTCCATTTGGTCAATTTTCAACCGTTAACACATGTCCAACATGTAATGGGGCGGGTACAGTTATTGAGGAAAAATGTGAAACTTGTCATGGAGAAGGAAGGGTTCTAAAAACTTCAAAAATCAAGATTAAGATTCCTTCAGGAATTGCAGATGGAAATATGATACCTGTTAGAGGAGAAGGACATGATGGAGAAAATGGAGGACCTTCAGGAGATTTATATATTGCGGTTTCTGTAGAAGAGCATGAAATTTTTAAAAGATATGGTAATGATATATTTTATGAATTACCAATTTCGTTTGTTACAGCAGCTTTAGGGAATGAAATAGATATTCCAACATTAGATGGGACAACTAAATTTGAAATTCCTGCAGGCACACAAAATGATACTAGATTTAAATTAGATAAAGAAGGGATGGTTGATGTAAGAACGGGATATAAAGGAGATTTATATTTTGATGTTAAAGTTATCGTTCCTAAAAAATTAAATGAAAAACAAAAAGAACTACTTCAAGAATTTGCCGAAGTTACCGGTGAAGATGTAAAACCTGAAAAAGGATTTTTTGAAAAGATTAAAGAGTGGTTTGATTAA
- the dnaK gene encoding molecular chaperone DnaK — MGKIIGIDLGTTNSAVAVMEGGQATIIPNADGDRTTPSVVAFTKDGERLVGKTAKRQAIMNPEKTISSIKREMGTDYKVKIDDKSYSPEEISAMILQKIKADVEAYLGETVTEAVITVPAYFTNEQRQATKDAGKIAGLEVKRIVNEPTAAALSYGMQKENNDMKIMVFDLGGGTFDVSILEVDDGVIDVLATRGNNRLGGDDFDNRLMNYIASEFKRENGVDLLQDPTSAQRLKDAAENAKKELSTQMSVQINLPFITAINGQPAHLNMDITRSKFEELISDLIDETLIPVKDALKDAGLQASEIDKVLLVGGSTRVPAVAEAVKKLTGKAPQKDINPDEAVALGAAVQGAILAGDVNDLLLLDVTPLSLGIETMGNITTVLIERNTTIPTKKSQVFTTAADNQTSVDIKVLQGERQMSKDNTMIGNFQLTDIPAAPRGVPQIEVTFDIDANGIVNVSAKDLGTGKEQKITITASANLSEEEINQRVKDAEKYADEDKKKKELIETKNQGESISYQVEKTLKDLEGKISDSEKEAIKAKNEELKKVLGSENVDEIKAKIEELTQELNKMSEKLYAQSGQKSEAGQQKKDDVVDADYEVVDENEEGK, encoded by the coding sequence ATGGGAAAAATTATAGGTATTGACTTAGGTACAACAAACTCAGCAGTAGCAGTAATGGAAGGTGGACAAGCTACAATAATTCCTAATGCTGATGGAGATAGAACTACACCTTCAGTAGTAGCATTTACAAAAGACGGAGAAAGATTAGTTGGTAAAACAGCTAAAAGACAAGCAATCATGAACCCTGAAAAAACAATTTCATCAATTAAGAGAGAAATGGGTACAGATTATAAAGTAAAAATCGATGATAAATCATATTCACCAGAAGAAATTTCTGCAATGATTTTACAAAAAATTAAAGCAGATGTTGAAGCATATTTAGGTGAAACTGTAACAGAAGCAGTTATTACTGTTCCGGCATATTTTACAAATGAGCAAAGACAAGCAACTAAAGATGCTGGGAAAATAGCAGGTTTAGAAGTTAAGAGAATTGTTAATGAACCAACAGCAGCTGCATTATCATACGGAATGCAAAAAGAAAATAATGATATGAAAATAATGGTATTCGACTTAGGTGGTGGTACATTTGACGTATCTATCTTGGAAGTAGACGACGGAGTTATAGACGTATTGGCAACAAGAGGTAATAACAGACTTGGTGGGGATGATTTTGATAACAGATTGATGAATTATATTGCTTCAGAATTTAAGAGAGAAAATGGTGTGGATTTATTACAAGATCCAACATCAGCACAAAGATTGAAGGATGCAGCAGAAAATGCTAAAAAAGAATTATCAACTCAAATGAGTGTTCAAATTAATTTACCATTCATCACAGCTATAAATGGTCAACCAGCTCACTTAAATATGGATATTACAAGATCTAAATTTGAAGAACTAATTTCAGACTTGATTGACGAAACATTAATCCCTGTAAAAGATGCTTTAAAAGACGCAGGATTACAAGCTTCAGAAATAGATAAAGTGCTTTTAGTTGGTGGGTCAACAAGAGTTCCTGCTGTAGCAGAGGCGGTAAAGAAATTAACAGGAAAAGCTCCTCAAAAAGATATTAACCCTGATGAGGCTGTTGCTTTAGGTGCAGCTGTACAAGGGGCAATTTTAGCAGGAGATGTAAATGATCTATTATTACTTGATGTTACACCACTTTCATTAGGTATTGAAACAATGGGTAATATTACAACAGTATTGATTGAAAGAAATACAACAATTCCTACAAAGAAATCACAAGTATTTACAACAGCAGCAGATAACCAAACATCAGTAGATATCAAGGTATTACAAGGTGAAAGACAAATGTCTAAAGATAATACAATGATTGGTAATTTCCAATTAACAGATATTCCTGCTGCGCCAAGAGGGGTACCACAAATTGAAGTTACATTTGATATTGATGCAAATGGTATTGTAAATGTATCTGCTAAAGATTTAGGTACAGGTAAAGAACAAAAAATTACAATTACAGCTTCAGCAAATTTAAGTGAAGAAGAAATTAATCAAAGAGTTAAGGATGCAGAAAAATATGCAGACGAAGATAAGAAGAAAAAAGAATTGATTGAAACAAAGAATCAAGGAGAAAGTATTTCTTATCAAGTAGAAAAAACATTAAAAGATCTAGAAGGAAAGATTTCAGATTCTGAAAAAGAAGCAATTAAAGCTAAAAATGAAGAATTAAAGAAAGTTTTAGGTTCTGAAAATGTTGATGAAATCAAAGCTAAAATTGAAGAATTAACTCAAGAGTTAAATAAGATGAGTGAAAAACTTTATGCTCAATCTGGTCAAAAGAGTGAAGCTGGACAACAAAAAAAAGATGATGTTGTTGATGCTGATTATGAAGTGGTTGACGAAAATGAAGAAGGTAAGTAA
- the grpE gene encoding nucleotide exchange factor GrpE: MDEKEKIEDINDKTKDVVEEKNEEMVKENSEEITKDTEQVNEQFEKLKDSFARLQADFTNYKRRQEKEKSDIYKYASEGLVIKLLSVMDNFDRALKGADEEDTLTKGIVMIKSELENILTQEGVEEIVSDNEKFDANLHHAVFMEENDEVESEHIIETFQKGYKLKDKVIRPAMVKVSK; encoded by the coding sequence ATGGATGAAAAAGAAAAGATAGAAGATATAAATGATAAAACAAAAGACGTTGTAGAAGAGAAAAATGAAGAAATGGTTAAAGAAAACTCTGAAGAAATCACTAAAGATACTGAACAGGTAAATGAACAATTTGAAAAATTAAAAGATTCATTTGCAAGATTACAAGCAGATTTCACAAATTATAAACGTAGACAAGAAAAAGAAAAATCGGATATATATAAATATGCTTCAGAAGGTTTAGTTATTAAACTACTTTCTGTAATGGATAATTTTGATAGAGCATTGAAAGGTGCTGATGAAGAAGACACATTAACAAAAGGAATTGTAATGATTAAATCTGAGTTGGAAAATATTCTTACTCAAGAAGGAGTTGAAGAAATAGTATCCGATAATGAAAAATTTGATGCAAACTTACATCATGCAGTATTTATGGAAGAAAATGATGAAGTTGAATCAGAACACATCATTGAAACATTCCAAAAGGGATATAAATTAAAAGATAAAGTAATAAGACCGGCGATGGTGAAAGTAAGTAAGTGA
- the hrcA gene encoding heat-inducible transcriptional repressor HrcA, with amino-acid sequence MDDRKIKILNSIIKSYIDSKEPVGSRLLSKDSNIGVSAATIRNEMSDLEELGYLEKLHTSSGRIPSNSGYRLYVDALLSDEIPFELGPRQIFDMSNMKDSSEFDNVIRNATKMLSAITNYTALAMLPEMSKIYLKYINVVFFGPKDLVIIYIYNSKEVISDSIRLKSPIDKNTIDLINSLLTSTLLDLNHKNMIEALHSQVYEVLRERHSVLNEIIPVIEKTTFENSQARMIYEGLGNLFVYNNDLIENNQNLLNFIKEDNPLLEVLSDNMDTDLQVYIGDELGIKEFEKFSVITITFRNSDGIKGKLGVLGPNSMKYDKVIADLVLVSKYINGYIERR; translated from the coding sequence ATGGATGATAGAAAGATTAAAATATTAAATTCAATAATAAAGTCATATATTGATTCAAAAGAGCCGGTAGGTTCAAGATTACTTTCTAAGGATAGTAATATAGGAGTTAGTGCTGCGACCATACGAAATGAAATGAGCGATTTGGAAGAGCTTGGATATTTGGAAAAATTACATACCTCATCAGGGAGAATTCCTTCTAATAGTGGATATAGACTTTATGTAGATGCGTTGTTATCAGACGAAATTCCATTTGAGTTAGGACCCAGACAAATTTTTGATATGAGTAATATGAAAGATTCGTCAGAATTTGATAATGTAATTAGAAATGCAACTAAGATGTTATCAGCTATCACAAACTATACTGCTTTAGCAATGTTGCCTGAAATGTCAAAAATATATTTGAAATATATAAATGTTGTATTTTTTGGGCCTAAAGATTTGGTTATTATATATATTTATAACTCAAAAGAAGTTATAAGTGATAGCATACGATTGAAAAGTCCTATTGATAAAAATACAATTGACCTTATAAATAGTTTACTGACATCGACTTTATTGGATTTGAATCATAAAAATATGATAGAGGCATTACATTCACAAGTTTATGAAGTTTTAAGAGAAAGGCATTCCGTGTTAAATGAGATTATACCGGTTATCGAAAAGACAACCTTTGAAAATTCTCAGGCAAGGATGATTTATGAAGGACTTGGAAACTTGTTTGTTTACAATAATGATTTAATAGAAAATAATCAAAATCTTTTAAATTTTATAAAAGAAGATAATCCTTTACTTGAAGTTTTATCTGATAATATGGATACGGATTTACAAGTATATATTGGAGATGAATTAGGAATAAAGGAATTCGAAAAATTTAGTGTAATAACTATTACATTTAGAAATAGTGATGGTATCAAAGGTAAGCTTGGAGTTTTAGGACCAAATAGTATGAAATATGATAAAGTAATTGCAGATTTGGTATTGGTAAGTAAGTATATAAATGGATATATTGAAAGAAGGTAG
- the lepA gene encoding translation elongation factor 4, which yields MKDNKEFIRNFSIIAHIDHGKSTLADRLIEETGAVTKREMSDRLLDSMELEKERGITIKLKAIKIFYEAKDGHKYTLNLIDTPGHVDFNYEVSRSLAACEGALLIVDATQGVEAQTLANTYLAMDQDLEIVPVINKIDLPSARIEEVKEEIEDILAIDTEGVPCVSAKEGLNIGDVLEAIVQRIPAPTGDDNAPLKALIFDSYYDSYRGVVMYVRVKEGKIFPGQQIKMMSTGAKFDVTEVGYSMKGEYKTDAISAGDVGYVVASIKDIKQAQVGDTVTDLNNPAAEPLPGYKKAIPMVYSGLYPAEGESYNNIRDALEKLKVNDASLDFEAETSAALGYGFRTGFLGLLHMEIIQERLDREFDLDIIATAPSVIYRVHMNSGEVKDIQNPTDFPHETLIDYVEEPLVEAHIMTPESYIGAIMELCQERRGVFKDMTYLDKYRVQINYVLPLNEVIYDFFDALKSKTRGYASFDYEFLKYEKSDLVKLDILLNGESVDALSIIVHRDKAYERGRKIASKLKDEIPKHQFVIPVQAAIGQKVIARETVRAYRKDVIAKCYGGDISRKRKLLEKQKEGKKRMRAVGKVQVPQEAFLSVLKYDEGDEK from the coding sequence ATGAAAGATAACAAAGAATTTATAAGAAATTTTTCGATCATAGCTCATATTGATCATGGGAAATCAACATTAGCTGATAGATTGATTGAAGAGACCGGTGCGGTTACAAAAAGAGAGATGAGTGATAGATTGCTTGATAGTATGGAATTAGAAAAAGAAAGAGGGATTACTATTAAGTTAAAAGCAATTAAAATTTTTTATGAAGCTAAGGATGGGCATAAATATACATTAAATTTAATTGATACACCGGGACACGTAGATTTTAATTATGAAGTTTCAAGATCTTTGGCGGCATGTGAGGGAGCTTTACTAATTGTTGATGCGACTCAGGGGGTAGAAGCACAGACATTGGCAAATACATATTTGGCCATGGATCAAGATTTAGAAATAGTTCCTGTAATTAATAAGATAGATTTACCATCTGCTCGTATTGAGGAAGTAAAAGAAGAGATAGAAGATATATTAGCTATAGATACTGAAGGGGTTCCGTGTGTTTCTGCAAAAGAAGGATTAAACATAGGAGATGTGTTAGAAGCTATTGTTCAAAGAATTCCGGCTCCAACAGGAGATGATAATGCTCCATTAAAGGCTTTGATTTTTGATTCATATTATGACTCTTATAGAGGGGTTGTAATGTATGTTAGAGTTAAGGAGGGCAAGATATTTCCGGGGCAACAAATAAAGATGATGTCTACAGGAGCTAAATTTGATGTAACGGAAGTTGGTTACTCAATGAAAGGTGAATATAAGACAGATGCTATATCTGCGGGGGATGTAGGTTACGTGGTTGCTTCAATTAAAGATATTAAACAAGCTCAAGTAGGGGATACGGTTACAGACTTAAATAATCCGGCTGCTGAACCGCTTCCGGGTTATAAAAAAGCAATTCCAATGGTTTACTCAGGATTATATCCGGCAGAAGGTGAATCATATAATAATATTAGAGATGCTTTGGAAAAATTAAAAGTAAATGATGCTTCTTTAGATTTTGAAGCTGAAACATCTGCGGCTTTGGGGTACGGATTTAGAACTGGTTTCCTTGGACTTTTGCACATGGAAATCATTCAAGAAAGATTGGATAGAGAATTTGATTTAGATATTATAGCAACTGCTCCATCAGTAATTTACAGGGTTCACATGAATAGTGGAGAAGTTAAAGATATTCAAAATCCTACAGATTTCCCACATGAAACACTTATTGACTATGTAGAGGAACCATTAGTAGAAGCTCATATCATGACTCCTGAATCATATATAGGGGCTATTATGGAATTATGTCAGGAAAGAAGGGGCGTGTTTAAGGATATGACTTATCTTGACAAATACAGAGTTCAAATAAACTACGTTTTACCACTTAATGAGGTAATTTATGATTTCTTTGATGCGTTAAAGTCTAAAACAAGGGGATATGCATCATTTGATTATGAATTCTTAAAATATGAAAAATCTGATTTAGTAAAGCTAGATATTTTGTTAAATGGAGAAAGTGTTGATGCTTTATCTATAATTGTTCATAGGGACAAAGCTTATGAAAGAGGGAGAAAAATAGCAAGTAAGCTAAAGGATGAAATACCGAAACATCAATTTGTAATTCCTGTTCAGGCTGCAATAGGACAAAAAGTTATTGCTAGAGAAACTGTTAGAGCTTACAGAAAAGACGTTATCGCTAAGTGTTATGGCGGAGATATATCACGTAAGAGAAAACTTCTGGAAAAACAAAAAGAAGGTAAGAAGCGTATGAGAGCTGTTGGTAAAGTACAAGTGCCACAAGAAGCATTTTTATCGGTTCTAAAATATGATGAGGGCGATGAAAAATAA
- the lepB gene encoding signal peptidase I — protein sequence MEDILLLKKIKRKKKNRKKIINLLKILAIVILVAIFLAFVIDKLLFSIVSIEGDSMQRTLYQGDKVLIKKIGIDIKDLNHDDIISFKGNDEKNYIKRVIGIPGDVIEIVNGKVFINGVQKIEGYIKGTETLVYNQNKWFVTDNEVFVLGDNRLKDMSKDSRIMGNVNIKSINGKVIHNFSSER from the coding sequence TTGGAAGATATATTATTATTAAAAAAAATTAAGCGAAAAAAGAAAAATAGAAAAAAGATTATTAATTTACTAAAGATTTTAGCTATAGTTATTTTAGTTGCTATATTTTTAGCTTTTGTTATTGATAAATTATTGTTCTCCATAGTATCAATAGAAGGAGATTCAATGCAAAGAACACTTTATCAAGGGGATAAAGTGTTAATTAAAAAAATAGGTATAGATATTAAAGATTTAAATCATGATGATATTATTTCTTTCAAGGGAAATGATGAAAAAAATTATATTAAAAGAGTTATAGGTATACCTGGAGATGTTATAGAGATTGTTAACGGTAAAGTTTTTATTAATGGAGTTCAAAAAATAGAAGGTTACATTAAAGGAACGGAAACATTGGTATACAACCAAAATAAATGGTTTGTTACGGATAATGAAGTATTTGTTTTGGGGGATAATAGGTTAAAAGATATGTCTAAGGATTCTAGAATTATGGGAAATGTTAATATAAAAAGTATTAACGGAAAGGTTATTCATAATTTTAGTTCAGAAAGGTAA
- the lepB gene encoding signal peptidase I: MSENKRQELEDNQEKVKDINELNNEEKNTDYNEKKENKTSIIMEWARAILIAIILAFLIKTFIFEPTRISGSSMLNTLHDNDRVLVNKITMKFSPIKRKDIIVMKFDENKDYIKRIIGLPGEYIQIIDGKVYINGKVYEEPYINQQYTETINGFEWKLGHNQYFVMGDNRLPNGSTDSRVFGPIELDRIKGVANFRFYPFSGFGLLK; the protein is encoded by the coding sequence ATGTCTGAAAATAAACGTCAAGAGTTAGAAGATAATCAAGAAAAAGTTAAAGATATTAATGAATTAAATAATGAAGAAAAAAATACAGATTATAATGAGAAAAAAGAAAATAAAACAAGTATAATTATGGAATGGGCCAGAGCGATATTAATAGCTATAATTTTAGCATTTTTAATTAAAACATTTATATTTGAACCGACCAGAATATCCGGAAGTTCAATGCTAAATACTCTTCATGATAATGATAGAGTTTTGGTAAATAAAATTACGATGAAGTTTAGCCCAATTAAAAGAAAAGATATTATTGTAATGAAGTTTGATGAAAATAAGGATTATATTAAAAGAATTATAGGATTACCCGGAGAATATATTCAAATAATTGATGGTAAAGTATATATAAACGGTAAAGTTTATGAAGAACCATATATAAATCAACAATATACAGAAACAATAAATGGATTCGAGTGGAAATTAGGTCACAACCAATATTTTGTAATGGGTGATAATAGGCTTCCAAATGGAAGTACTGATTCAAGAGTTTTTGGACCGATTGAACTTGATAGAATAAAGGGGGTTGCAAACTTTAGATTTTATCCATTTAGTGGATTTGGTTTGCTTAAATAG